A section of the Elizabethkingia anophelis R26 genome encodes:
- a CDS encoding NmrA family NAD(P)-binding protein encodes MKKIKPVIVVFGCTGTVGREVIQQLKHHDCIVRGVLRNPERPYPVPISSSSNITYVSASLNSIKQLKEACSGADALFLLTATSPDQIEHEINIINAARQSGVKRIVKLSAPVIQPSAIVKVSEWHNTIDNYLIKNTDEFCCLRPHSFMQNWERNTFTIQYFGKIYGALGNAKRNYIDCRDVAATAVNYLLTTEEVKQHSVILAGPQAITNIEMAEKLSYVTGRKIEYVDITQDELFSQLTKKAKLPEWLACHIVELDNLAVKVPEPESDTITNLISRKPRIMDEFLQESRHLFKRKPLWKLMF; translated from the coding sequence ATGAAAAAAATTAAACCGGTTATCGTTGTTTTTGGCTGTACAGGTACCGTCGGAAGAGAAGTAATACAGCAACTGAAACACCATGACTGTATTGTACGGGGAGTTCTTAGAAATCCTGAGCGCCCTTATCCTGTACCTATAAGCTCATCATCAAATATAACCTACGTAAGTGCTAGTCTTAATTCTATAAAACAACTGAAAGAAGCATGTTCCGGGGCCGATGCTCTGTTTCTGCTCACGGCTACATCTCCGGATCAGATTGAACATGAAATTAATATAATCAATGCTGCCAGACAAAGCGGTGTAAAAAGAATTGTTAAACTTTCCGCACCTGTAATTCAACCCTCAGCTATCGTAAAAGTCAGCGAATGGCACAATACAATAGATAATTATCTTATAAAAAACACAGATGAATTCTGCTGCCTGAGGCCTCATTCATTTATGCAGAACTGGGAGCGAAACACATTTACTATTCAATATTTTGGTAAGATTTACGGGGCTTTAGGTAATGCTAAAAGAAATTATATTGACTGTCGTGATGTAGCAGCTACAGCAGTCAATTATTTACTAACAACAGAAGAGGTAAAACAGCATTCAGTTATTTTAGCAGGCCCGCAAGCCATTACAAATATAGAAATGGCAGAAAAGCTTTCTTATGTAACCGGTCGCAAAATAGAATATGTAGATATTACACAAGATGAGCTGTTTAGTCAGCTAACAAAGAAAGCAAAGCTACCGGAATGGCTAGCCTGCCATATCGTAGAACTCGATAACTTAGCGGTTAAAGTTCCGGAACCCGAGAGCGATACTATTACAAACTTAATTTCAAGAAAACCGCGTATCATGGACGAATTCCTACAGGAATCCAGACACCTTTTTAAAAGAAAACCATTATGGAAACTCATGTTTTAA
- a CDS encoding GNAT family N-acetyltransferase has protein sequence MDTVMDYKIESGYENMDINAVHDFLSNKSYWASGISLDAVKKSLKYSYCSGVFYGNVQVGFGRLITDYTTFAYLADVYILENHRGKGLAKRLMEHMINLEWTDNLRRILLATLDAHDLYRQFGFNPPVKPESFMEINRPGIYKG, from the coding sequence ATGGATACAGTTATGGATTATAAAATAGAATCAGGATACGAGAATATGGATATTAATGCTGTTCATGATTTTTTAAGTAATAAGAGTTACTGGGCAAGTGGCATTTCTTTGGATGCTGTAAAAAAATCTTTAAAATACTCTTATTGTTCGGGTGTTTTTTATGGTAATGTTCAGGTTGGTTTTGGAAGGCTCATTACTGATTATACTACTTTCGCTTATTTAGCGGATGTTTATATACTGGAAAACCATAGAGGTAAAGGACTTGCTAAAAGGCTTATGGAACATATGATAAATTTAGAATGGACCGATAATTTAAGAAGAATTTTATTGGCAACTTTGGATGCACATGACTTGTACCGGCAATTTGGATTTAATCCCCCTGTAAAACCTGAATCATTTATGGAAATTAACAGACCGGGAATATACAAGGGGTAA